A window of Polaromonas hydrogenivorans contains these coding sequences:
- a CDS encoding thymidylate synthase — MTRPIRQQYEDLMRLVATQGALKADRTGTGTKSVFGHQMRFDLNEGFPLVTTKKVHVKSIIQELLWFLTGSSSNHWLTERGVTIWNEWARPDGDLGPVYGVQWRSWPTPDGGHIDQIAEVIKTLKTNPDSRRIIVSAWNVADLDKMALMPCHALFQFYVAPATEPGGKGKLSCQLYQRSADIFLGVPFNIASYALLTHMVAQQCDLDVGDFIWTGGDCHIYSNHAEQVALQLSRAPFLYPTLNIKRKPDSVFDYQFEDFEFLDYQHHPAIKAPVAI, encoded by the coding sequence ATGACCCGCCCAATCCGCCAACAGTACGAAGATCTCATGCGCCTTGTGGCCACGCAAGGTGCGTTGAAGGCCGACCGCACCGGCACCGGAACAAAAAGCGTGTTTGGCCACCAGATGCGCTTTGACCTGAACGAAGGCTTTCCGCTGGTCACGACCAAGAAGGTCCACGTCAAATCGATCATCCAGGAACTGCTCTGGTTCCTGACCGGCTCCAGCAGCAACCACTGGCTGACGGAGCGCGGCGTGACGATCTGGAACGAATGGGCGCGCCCGGACGGCGACTTGGGGCCGGTCTATGGCGTGCAATGGCGCAGCTGGCCAACGCCCGACGGCGGCCACATCGACCAGATCGCCGAGGTCATCAAGACCCTCAAGACCAACCCCGACTCGCGCCGCATCATCGTCAGCGCCTGGAACGTCGCCGACCTCGACAAGATGGCGCTGATGCCCTGCCATGCGCTGTTCCAGTTCTACGTCGCCCCGGCCACCGAGCCCGGCGGCAAGGGCAAACTCAGCTGCCAGTTGTACCAGCGCAGCGCCGACATTTTCCTCGGCGTGCCGTTCAACATCGCCAGCTACGCCCTGCTCACGCACATGGTGGCGCAGCAATGCGACCTGGATGTGGGCGATTTCATCTGGACCGGCGGCGACTGCCACATCTACAGCAACCACGCCGAACAGGTCGCACTGCAGCTCAGCCGCGCGCCTTTCCTCTACCCGACGTTGAACATCAAGCGCAAGCCCGACTCCGTCTTCGACTACCAGTTCGAGGATTTCGAATTTCTCGACTACCAGCACCACCCGGCCATCAAGGCACCGGTGGCTATTTAA
- the xth gene encoding exodeoxyribonuclease III: MKIATWNVNSLTVRLPQVLDWLAANPVDVLCLQELKLSDDKFPLQELEAAGYQSAVFGQKTYNGVAILSRTPARNIVKNITGFTDEQSRVIAATLDMPTGEVRVVNGYFVNGQSPGSEKFEYKMKWLESLRNWLREELAEHPNLVLLGDFNITADDRDTYDAEGLRETIHHTTEERQHFQALVKLGLNDAFRMFDQPEKSYSWWDYREMAFRRNRGLRIDHILVSEALKPLVRSCVIDKLPRKNERPSDHVPVVLELDSL, from the coding sequence ATGAAAATTGCCACCTGGAATGTCAATTCCCTGACCGTCAGGCTGCCGCAGGTTCTCGACTGGCTTGCCGCCAATCCGGTCGATGTGCTGTGCCTGCAGGAACTCAAGCTCAGCGATGACAAGTTTCCCTTGCAGGAACTCGAAGCGGCCGGCTACCAGAGCGCGGTGTTCGGCCAGAAAACCTACAACGGCGTCGCCATCCTGAGCCGCACGCCGGCCCGCAACATCGTGAAGAACATCACCGGCTTCACCGACGAGCAATCGCGCGTCATCGCCGCCACGCTGGACATGCCCACCGGCGAGGTGCGCGTGGTCAACGGCTATTTCGTCAACGGCCAGTCGCCGGGTAGCGAGAAGTTCGAGTACAAGATGAAGTGGCTGGAAAGCCTGCGCAACTGGCTGCGCGAAGAGTTGGCCGAGCATCCGAACCTGGTGCTGCTGGGCGATTTCAACATCACCGCCGACGACCGCGACACCTACGACGCGGAAGGCCTGCGCGAAACCATCCATCACACCACCGAAGAGCGGCAGCACTTTCAGGCCCTCGTCAAGCTCGGCCTGAATGACGCCTTTCGCATGTTCGACCAGCCCGAGAAAAGCTATTCCTGGTGGGACTACCGGGAGATGGCCTTCCGGCGCAACCGGGGACTGCGGATTGACCATATCCTGGTCAGCGAAGCGCTCAAGCCCCTGGTTCGCAGTTGCGTGATCGACAAGCTGCCGCGCAAGAACGAGCGCCCCAGCGACCATGTGCCGGTCGTGCTGGAACTCGATTCGCTATAA
- the ntrC gene encoding nitrogen regulation protein NR(I), with translation MKPIWIVDDDQSIRFVLEKALLREGLPTRSFTNPREVLAALDIAGEADGPQIIVSDIRMPGGSGLDLLEQVKIKLPGLPVIIMTAFSDLDSAVSAFQGGAFEYLPKPFDLHKAVELIRRAVEESQREEVAEERMAAAPEMLGQAPAMQDVFRAIGRLSQSMVTVMITGESGSGKELVARALHKHSPRANGPFIAINTAAIPKDLLESELFGHERGAFTGAQTLRRGRFEQADGGTLFLDEIGDMPFDLQTRLLRVLSDGHFYRVGGHNAVKANVRVIAATHQDLEQRVKEGSFREDLFHRLNVIRLRLPALRERREDVFMLTRHFLQQSAKQLGVEPKRISEAALQQLSLFNFPGNVRQLENICHWLTVMAPAQVIEPKDLPPEVLGATPEWKQAPALTEKTEPLRQERTGDADKASAPAYSSEAFSPATPQPVATSTGSDNAGQVAQWETGLEAEALALLVSGRSDVWDVLTRRFESRLIMTALANTHGRRIEAAHKLGIGRNTITRKIQELNLE, from the coding sequence ATGAAACCGATCTGGATTGTTGACGATGACCAGTCCATCCGGTTTGTTCTGGAAAAAGCCCTGCTGCGTGAAGGCCTGCCAACGCGCAGTTTCACCAATCCGCGCGAAGTGCTGGCCGCGCTCGACATTGCCGGCGAGGCCGACGGGCCGCAAATCATCGTCAGCGACATCCGCATGCCGGGCGGCTCGGGCCTGGATTTGCTGGAACAGGTCAAGATCAAGCTGCCCGGCCTGCCGGTCATCATCATGACGGCGTTTTCCGACCTGGACAGCGCCGTGTCGGCCTTTCAGGGCGGCGCGTTCGAATACCTGCCCAAGCCGTTTGACCTGCACAAGGCGGTCGAGCTGATCCGCCGCGCCGTCGAGGAAAGCCAGCGCGAGGAAGTGGCCGAAGAGCGTATGGCTGCCGCGCCCGAGATGCTGGGCCAGGCGCCAGCGATGCAGGACGTGTTCCGCGCCATCGGCCGGCTGAGCCAGAGCATGGTCACGGTGATGATCACCGGCGAATCCGGCTCGGGCAAGGAACTGGTGGCGCGCGCGCTGCACAAGCATTCGCCACGCGCCAACGGGCCGTTCATCGCCATCAACACCGCCGCCATCCCGAAGGATTTGCTGGAAAGCGAATTGTTCGGCCACGAGCGCGGCGCCTTCACCGGCGCGCAGACGCTACGTCGCGGGCGCTTCGAGCAGGCCGACGGCGGCACGCTGTTCCTCGATGAAATCGGCGACATGCCGTTTGACCTGCAGACCCGGCTGCTCAGGGTGCTGAGCGACGGCCATTTTTACCGCGTCGGCGGCCACAACGCCGTCAAGGCCAATGTGCGCGTGATTGCCGCCACGCATCAGGATCTGGAGCAGCGCGTCAAGGAAGGCAGCTTTCGCGAAGACCTGTTTCACCGCCTCAACGTGATCCGCCTGCGCCTGCCGGCGCTGCGCGAGCGGCGCGAGGATGTGTTCATGCTGACGCGCCACTTCCTGCAGCAAAGCGCCAAGCAACTGGGCGTGGAGCCCAAGCGGATTTCAGAAGCAGCCCTGCAGCAACTGAGCCTGTTTAACTTTCCCGGCAACGTGCGCCAGCTGGAAAACATCTGCCACTGGCTGACCGTCATGGCGCCTGCCCAGGTGATCGAGCCCAAGGATCTGCCGCCCGAAGTGCTGGGTGCCACGCCTGAATGGAAGCAAGCCCCGGCCCTGACCGAAAAAACCGAGCCGCTCAGGCAGGAGCGGACCGGGGATGCCGACAAGGCCTCTGCGCCGGCCTATTCATCCGAAGCGTTTTCGCCGGCAACGCCGCAGCCGGTGGCCACAAGCACAGGCAGCGACAACGCCGGCCAGGTCGCGCAGTGGGAAACCGGACTGGAGGCCGAAGCCCTGGCGCTGCTGGTCTCGGGGCGCAGCGATGTGTGGGATGTGCTGACGCGCCGGTTTGAGTCGCGGCTGATCATGACCGCGCTGGCCAACACGCATGGCCGCCGCATCGAGGCAGCTCACAAGCTGGGCATCGGGCGCAACACCATCACGCGCAAGATCCAGGAACTCAATCTTGAGTAA
- a CDS encoding dihydrofolate reductase: MKLHLIFARSANGVIGQNNTLPWHFPEDMAHFKRTTLGKPVIMGRKTWDSLPQKFRPLPGRLNIVLTRKADWQASGAVCAHSLSEAMALCPVDSDAWVIGGAEIYAQALPLASTALVTEIAQDYPGDAYAPEFGSDEWLEISREQGKSTEGFNFSFITYKKKI, encoded by the coding sequence ATGAAACTTCACCTTATCTTTGCCCGCTCCGCCAATGGCGTGATCGGTCAAAACAACACTCTGCCTTGGCACTTTCCTGAAGACATGGCGCATTTCAAGCGCACTACGCTCGGCAAACCCGTCATCATGGGGCGTAAAACTTGGGATTCGCTGCCACAGAAGTTTCGACCACTCCCTGGGCGGCTTAACATTGTCTTGACGCGAAAAGCAGACTGGCAAGCATCGGGTGCTGTATGCGCCCACTCGCTATCCGAAGCTATGGCACTCTGTCCAGTTGACAGTGATGCCTGGGTAATTGGCGGAGCCGAGATTTATGCCCAAGCCCTGCCATTGGCCAGCACAGCGTTAGTCACTGAAATTGCCCAAGACTACCCAGGCGACGCTTACGCACCAGAATTCGGTTCTGACGAATGGCTCGAAATCTCAAGAGAGCAAGGCAAATCGACCGAAGGGTTCAACTTCAGCTTTATCACCTACAAAAAGAAAATCTAA
- a CDS encoding DUF4337 domain-containing protein, whose translation MSGHGFHVHGPHDHELEHAAQSGHESGGMINQIAMFTAIIATVGAIFGYMGGATQANAGLYKNNAAIKKTEAANQWSYFQSKSTKQSLAEFARDLAPEDKKVGYQGRIDRYETEKNEIKTGAEKLEAESLAWDKSSDEQLHQHHRWAQATTVLQVSIALAAIALLTRKKWLEYGMFGVGALGVIVGALAALHI comes from the coding sequence ATGTCAGGACACGGATTTCACGTACACGGCCCCCACGACCACGAACTGGAGCATGCCGCGCAGAGCGGTCACGAAAGCGGCGGCATGATCAACCAGATCGCCATGTTCACCGCCATCATCGCCACGGTAGGCGCCATTTTTGGCTACATGGGCGGCGCCACGCAGGCCAATGCCGGCCTGTACAAAAACAACGCCGCCATCAAGAAAACCGAAGCTGCCAACCAGTGGAGCTACTTCCAGTCCAAAAGCACCAAGCAGTCGCTGGCTGAATTTGCGCGCGACCTGGCGCCGGAAGATAAGAAAGTGGGCTATCAAGGCAGGATCGACCGCTACGAAACCGAAAAAAACGAGATCAAGACAGGTGCAGAAAAATTGGAAGCCGAGTCCCTCGCCTGGGACAAATCCTCCGACGAGCAGTTGCACCAGCACCACCGCTGGGCGCAAGCCACCACCGTGCTGCAGGTGTCGATTGCGCTGGCGGCGATTGCCCTGCTGACGCGCAAGAAGTGGCTGGAGTACGGGATGTTTGGCGTGGGCGCCCTCGGCGTGATCGTGGGCGCACTGGCTGCGCTACATATTTAA
- a CDS encoding FAD-binding oxidoreductase encodes MTSIQHPVLLEELRRITGPAHVLCDGDLSAYTQDWRKRAQGKALAVVRPASVEEVAAIVKACAAAGVSLVPQGGNTGLAVGSVPDESGTQVVLSLQRMNAVRAMDAANLTITVEAGCILQSLQEAAEKAGFLFPLSLAAEGSCTIGGNLATNAGGTQVLRYGNARDLCLGLEVVTAQGEIWHGLSGLRKDNTGYDLRDLFVGSEGTLGIITAATLKLYPQPAARLTAWAAVPSMEAAVTLLGLAHRHLGAGLTGFEVMGQFALSLVDKHFAQLRVPLFKEAPWCVLLENSDHESETHAREQFERLLETALEDGCVSDAVVAENLAQAHQLWHIRESIPLAQAEEGLNIKHDISIAVSRIPEFVEATDALLRQHIAGVRLVNFGHLGDGNLHYNVQAPEGGDAQAFLRDREEEVNTLVYDSVARFDGSISAEHGVGSLKTDKLATYKSLVALSMMRAIKAGLDPQNLMNPGRIVRL; translated from the coding sequence ATGACCTCCATTCAACACCCCGTCCTCCTTGAAGAACTGCGCCGGATCACCGGCCCGGCCCATGTCCTGTGCGACGGCGACCTGAGCGCCTACACGCAGGACTGGCGCAAGCGCGCGCAGGGCAAGGCGCTGGCCGTGGTGCGCCCGGCCAGCGTTGAAGAGGTCGCCGCCATCGTCAAGGCCTGCGCCGCCGCCGGCGTCAGCCTGGTGCCGCAGGGCGGCAACACCGGCCTGGCGGTCGGCTCGGTGCCCGATGAATCGGGCACCCAGGTGGTGCTGAGCCTGCAGCGCATGAATGCCGTGCGCGCGATGGATGCCGCCAACCTCACCATCACCGTCGAGGCCGGCTGCATTTTGCAAAGCCTGCAGGAAGCGGCCGAAAAAGCCGGTTTCCTGTTTCCGCTGAGCCTGGCTGCCGAGGGCAGCTGCACCATTGGCGGCAACCTGGCGACGAATGCCGGCGGCACGCAGGTGCTGCGCTACGGCAATGCGCGCGACCTGTGCCTGGGGCTTGAAGTGGTCACCGCGCAGGGCGAGATCTGGCACGGGCTTTCGGGCCTGCGCAAGGACAACACCGGCTACGACCTGCGCGACCTGTTCGTCGGCAGCGAAGGCACGCTGGGCATCATCACCGCCGCCACGCTCAAGCTCTATCCGCAGCCCGCCGCGCGCCTCACCGCCTGGGCCGCCGTGCCGTCGATGGAAGCGGCCGTCACGCTGCTGGGCCTGGCGCACCGGCACCTGGGCGCGGGCCTGACCGGCTTCGAGGTGATGGGCCAGTTTGCCCTGAGCCTGGTGGACAAGCACTTTGCGCAGTTGCGCGTGCCGCTGTTCAAGGAGGCGCCATGGTGCGTGCTGCTGGAGAACTCCGACCACGAATCCGAAACCCATGCGCGCGAGCAGTTCGAGCGCCTGCTGGAAACCGCGCTCGAAGACGGCTGCGTGAGCGATGCGGTGGTCGCCGAAAACCTGGCGCAGGCGCATCAGCTCTGGCATATCCGCGAAAGCATCCCGCTGGCGCAGGCCGAGGAAGGCCTGAACATCAAGCACGACATTTCGATTGCGGTGTCACGCATTCCCGAATTTGTCGAGGCCACCGATGCGCTGCTGCGGCAGCACATCGCCGGCGTGCGGCTGGTGAACTTCGGCCACCTGGGCGACGGCAACCTGCACTACAACGTGCAGGCGCCTGAGGGCGGTGATGCCCAGGCCTTCCTGCGCGATCGTGAAGAAGAGGTCAACACCCTGGTCTATGACTCGGTGGCCCGCTTTGACGGCTCGATTTCGGCCGAGCACGGCGTCGGCAGCCTCAAGACCGACAAGCTGGCAACGTACAAGTCGCTGGTCGCGCTGTCGATGATGCGGGCGATCAAGGCTGGGCTGGACCCGCAGAACCTCATGAATCCGGGGCGCATTGTCAGGCTTTAG
- a CDS encoding DUF2069 domain-containing protein → MNKANQIEMTRWLALGSLAGLIVLGLAWEMWLAPIRPGGSLLALKVLPLVIPLAGIWKNRMYTYRWVSLMVWLYFTEGAVRAWSDRAPGNYLAMLEVLLCLLLFIACALHVRVRFKNLPSSSAVAGHTPS, encoded by the coding sequence ATGAACAAAGCAAACCAAATTGAAATGACGCGCTGGCTGGCATTGGGCAGCCTGGCCGGACTGATTGTGCTGGGCCTGGCCTGGGAAATGTGGCTGGCGCCGATACGGCCGGGCGGCTCGCTGCTGGCGCTCAAAGTGCTGCCGCTGGTCATCCCGCTGGCCGGCATCTGGAAAAACCGCATGTACACCTACCGCTGGGTCAGCCTGATGGTCTGGCTGTACTTCACCGAAGGCGCGGTGCGCGCCTGGAGCGACCGCGCGCCGGGCAACTACCTGGCCATGCTGGAAGTGCTGCTGTGCCTGCTGCTGTTCATCGCCTGCGCGCTGCATGTGCGCGTCCGGTTCAAAAACCTGCCCTCCTCCTCTGCCGTTGCTGGCCACACCCCGTCATGA
- a CDS encoding YihY family inner membrane protein produces MKFPPSLEALLVELSHFPWRDTAITLRNRFREDRMGLTASSLTFTTSIALVPFFTVALAVFTAFPMFSKLQGALEAWLVKSLIPDNIARQVLGYLTQFSGQASKLGVAGLAVLVVTAIALILTIDRTLNSIWRVRKPRPLGQRVLIYWAAITLGPLVLAASLAVTSYVVSASSGLVGALPVSLRFVLDVAQFFLVAGGVAALYRYVPNTYVQWAHAFAGGLFVAAGLEIGKKVMGIYLTAVPTYSLVYGAFAALPILLVWIYVSWIIVLMGAVMTACLPSLLAGVSRRGSAHGWHFQLAIEVLQHLNEARGTARMGMSASQLGELLEVDGLQLEPVLETLIELDWIGQLNEAEGSAESRYLLLVDPDATPLAPLMQKLLLDRAPSVNNLWENARWRMLHLRDAL; encoded by the coding sequence ATGAAATTTCCGCCGTCCCTGGAGGCCTTGCTGGTCGAGCTGTCGCATTTTCCCTGGCGCGACACCGCCATCACGCTGCGCAACCGTTTCCGTGAAGACCGCATGGGGCTGACCGCCAGCAGCCTGACCTTCACCACGTCGATTGCGCTGGTGCCTTTCTTTACCGTGGCGCTGGCCGTGTTCACCGCCTTTCCGATGTTTTCCAAGTTGCAGGGCGCGCTGGAGGCCTGGCTGGTCAAAAGCCTGATTCCCGACAACATCGCGCGCCAGGTGCTGGGTTACCTGACGCAGTTCAGCGGGCAGGCCAGCAAGCTCGGCGTCGCGGGCCTGGCGGTGCTGGTGGTGACGGCGATTGCGCTGATCCTGACGATTGACCGCACCCTGAACAGCATCTGGCGCGTGCGCAAACCCCGGCCGCTGGGGCAGCGGGTGCTGATTTACTGGGCCGCCATCACGCTCGGGCCGCTGGTGCTGGCGGCCAGCCTGGCCGTGACCTCGTATGTGGTGTCGGCCTCCAGCGGCCTGGTGGGCGCCTTGCCCGTCAGCCTGCGTTTCGTGCTGGACGTGGCGCAGTTCTTCCTGGTGGCTGGCGGCGTGGCCGCGCTGTACCGCTATGTGCCCAACACCTACGTCCAATGGGCGCACGCCTTCGCGGGCGGCCTGTTCGTGGCCGCCGGCCTGGAGATCGGCAAGAAAGTCATGGGCATTTACCTGACCGCGGTGCCGACGTATTCGCTGGTGTATGGGGCTTTTGCCGCCTTGCCTATCCTGCTGGTGTGGATTTATGTCTCCTGGATCATCGTGCTGATGGGCGCCGTCATGACCGCCTGCCTGCCCAGCTTGCTGGCCGGCGTGTCGCGTCGCGGCAGCGCGCACGGCTGGCATTTCCAGCTGGCCATCGAAGTGCTGCAGCACCTGAACGAGGCGCGCGGCACGGCGCGCATGGGCATGAGCGCCTCGCAGTTGGGCGAATTGCTCGAAGTCGATGGGCTGCAGCTGGAGCCGGTGCTGGAAACGCTGATCGAGCTGGACTGGATTGGCCAGCTCAATGAGGCCGAAGGAAGCGCCGAGTCCCGCTACCTGTTGCTGGTTGATCCGGACGCCACCCCCTTGGCGCCGCTGATGCAGAAATTGCTGCTCGACCGCGCGCCTTCGGTCAATAATTTATGGGAAAACGCCCGTTGGCGCATGCTGCACCTGCGTGATGCGC